The Pieris brassicae chromosome 3, ilPieBrab1.1, whole genome shotgun sequence genome contains the following window.
GTCACTCGTGAAATCCTCGTGGCAGAGGGCTAGTTGCTTGCCAGCTCGGTCCGTCCTTACACAATTGTTTGCATTACGTGTTGAGGCGCTCCTTGGGTCCGCTCTACTTCGTACTACGTCCCACACTACGCCGCTATACACTTCACGACGTAACACACACTAACAAGCTATTAGTAACCGTAACGGAAGTTTCCAATAGATAGTAAAGATATCGAAAGTTGTAAGATGCAAATGAAATAACACCGGATTTAAGGACAtgatatagttaaaaatattaatgtgaaAAGGTATTTCCTATTGGTTTATTGAAGCGaaaccaaataaataatattccttACCGGCACCAGTTACGAGTGTCAGCGAACACCAAAGCTGGCTTCTCCTCCTTACTAACTACCTCAGTATGCCTAACAACCGTGTCTTTTGTTCGATTAATTCAAAGCGGATCGATCTCATAAACGTTACCCTTTTGTATCACAGTAAAACATCGTTTCAATtgatataaaatcaaaataacatCATCATCCACTTCCTttgtaaaaaaaggaaaaaattataatgtaattttaaaacatataaagtcatctaaaatactttcaaattcaatataaGAACAATGCTACCGACGTAGGCCATGCAAATTGATGTTAACCAAAAGACTTGTGGCAATGGTgggtctaataaaaaataaatattaaaaaaagatcttAACGTGGTCTACTACGCTACCCTATCATCAGTCCTATGAAACTAAAACCAAAATCTGAGTGTGAGatgatatgaaataatattaacccATTCTTAACATTCATACTGTCTCTTGATATTTAGGGactagaataaaatattgataaaaaaggACATTAACAACGATATCCAATTCACATTCAGtcaatttcttaaaatactgTGAGTTGATAGATCACATGTTTAAAGTAAACTGCCAATAACCTAAACCTATATCGCTATCAGGCGTCGCAGGTTACGACGCGACGCTATTTAAATGCAAACAAAAGAGCCATTTTAGCCACAGGACTATGGTTTAAGAGGAACTCATTTATACAATAGGCTGAAAAAGTTGTTCATTCaacgtataaaatattttttgtacgtACAATGAACCAAAAATAATTGGGAATGcctataaaatctttattggtCATATATGGGCAGACCTATCATCCTATAGATTTCGAATTGACATAGTATTTAATTCAAACCTAATACGGACGAAATTGAAAGTAACTTGAAAAACCCTATTTCAAAAAATGAAAGTTTAAATTCACGTTATTTCTAAGAGTTAAACCAAAGTCCGTGTGGCTCTATATTGTACTGATTGTACTGTCGATGTCGACGTCTAACCTGCTTCGCTGTCGCTGCTGTCCGAGGATGAAGTATCGGTGCTGGATGAAGAATTGGAGGAGTCTGATGAACTTGATGAAGAGGAGATGCCTCCACCCAGGCCCTCCTTGCCATCTGaaatatatacacattttacagttttgtttttatttcttctcgTCGTATATTGCTCGGACATGGGGCTGATATCGTTATTTGCAGAATAGAAATGAAcactttttgtataaaatgtaattttatacaaaatgacAAGCAAAAACGGAATGAATCttctgtaaatatattttgtctaatAATGCCGGGATctacaaaatttaatgttgatgtatcagttatttatttatctatttgtataatacatttaatgttctaaaatatatgacggtggatataaaatatattataattccaAAAAAAGAGAAGACAAAAGGTAACTTTAGCTCAATAATTACTAATTCGCAAATTTTACCTAATAGGATGCCTAAGTTTTTTGGACCTTGAAAATGAATAAGGaacaatttcttaaataatagtaaatataagtCGAACCTAACTTAAGGCAGCTTGATGTCTATTGCGCACAGTAGTAATATATAGCTTAAATGATCGAAGATATTTTCccgtattttttatagaaattacgAATTTGTGACAGGTGTAATTAATACTAAAAGTGAACTTGAAAGTTGTGCTGTTTCACAAATGAAACTTACCCTTTTTAGGTTGTTGTTTCTTATTTGATCCTAATTGCCCAGTCACGTCATGCAGTCTCTTCTCCAATTCCTGTTTCTTCTCAGCTATTTGTTCATCTTTAGATTTACCGGAAACCTTTCGATCTgtcaaataaaacatacattgcattttttaacttatcaggtgattgtttttaaatgtaataggtgtaaaaaatgttatccaaccttttaaaaaaaatgtcaatacCAACACAACaaagtttaatattagtaattataGTAAACATAACTCCTAACCACAGTAGgataagtataataattattttattgattcattAAATTGCAAtagttaaaagtttatatatatttgtagtttAAGTTGCTAAATTATAGTACACTTACGTGTTTTTTTCCGAAGACACGAAGCGACATAGCTCTCGAGTTCCCTGAGTGTGGACGGTTTGAGAGTCTCGAAGTCTATTTCGATCTCGTCGGGATTTGAATCCCGCAACGAAGGCTCTCGACTTTGAATTATATGTACCACTTTACCCAGTTTGTCACCTGAAAGagaaatacatttaatgtGAGCCTAAAAACGTACGGCGTAGTAACAACATActgcatttttaatttcatgcatacaatataattatggtATTTTAGTTTAGAAGCGCATGATACAGGCATGTTCtcctaatatattttgattccTCTTTGTATAAATCCTAATATagccaaaaatatatatatatatatatatgtatatgtatatgtatatgtatattattatatacagtgttaactctatataacgacactgaagAAGAACTGCATTTTATGACGTTATAGAGTTGTGGTTAAATGGAGAGGAAAAaagtatagataatccatggCTCCTACTTAATAGTCATGGTAAACATCggtctacacgtgcaagcaatcccaatttgtaaacagaagaacgaatttcttagaaaattcttatgcatgatgccgaccgtcgagtttattgcggtctagataaagcgacaaaagaaagttttttagcagcttaaattttattactcaattgttgtcgttattgagagtagGTATAATGCTATGTGgggtatcattgtatggaagaaaAGCTAAatcaaccaaagccaattgagtTCGTCGTTAAATTGAGGCATGTTGCCgacatggagtttacactgtatattataaataagtatacaaTATCACAATTATAACTCACCCGGGAGCTTATTAATATCGAGCGAGAGCTGCCTCTTCTCATCGTAGGACATGGGCTTAGCGAGATCCTCGTCGTCGGAGTCGGGCGGCGGGACGTGCGGCGCCGCGGTGGGCGTGGAGCTCTTCTTCTTGGCGGGTGGAGCCCCCCGCGAGCTTCCCTTACCGGCGCCGCCGCCCCGTTTGCTGCCCGTCTTGCCGCGCACAGCCGACGCTGCAACATTCACTATACAACACTCACTCTCACAGCTTCATAGAAGGACGGTTCATTTACGAGTAcggttaaataatataagtagaACATTAGATATTACaatgtaaaaagttttatatgtatttaatataagtaaaattgggaatcacttttaaatttcctgttttacatacaaaacttGCAATTCCCTTTTTAAAACTAGTcttttatgaatattgtatgTCTTGATACACATACATACTCGTCATATCCCGTTATGAAATGAGGAAAATCGTGTCCACTAATtaaatgagaaaataaaattgctcTTTGTTTTTAGCAAGcctaaaaataacattcaaaCAACTTATATACTCATTACTATAATCACGCAAATAAGAACACTTACCCAAATTTTCtgcaatattattaactttagtATAGGCGGGAACGGGGGTGGGCTTCGGCACGACACTATTGGTTATTGGCTTCTTCGTTTTGTCTTTTACTTTCTTTTTCGCCTTTTTCTTCGTATTTGATTCTTCGACGAGTTTCTTCATCTTCTCTTGGAGAGCGAGTAATTCCTTTTCCAATAATTTgactttattatttctttcttcTTCAGAATCATCAGATTCAGAATCAGATTCGGAACCGGACTCCGAACTGGAGCCCGAACTTCCTTTGTCTATGTGAGGTACTCCCGCATGAATAGGCTCATCTGGGATTTTCGCGTATCTGcaataaaattacatcaaTTATAATGAGTtcaatcatatatatatatatttaaaatacagtttacttgtaataattagaatataaattgATAAGTTATTTTTCCCAAATTTTGCCATCACcaaattatacaagaaaacaTTAAGGCTAGTTCTTAACAAGtaacaatttgtatgttaACTCACTGctctaaaaactaaaattaccTCATTTCAAAAACATCCTGAAGTTTTCGCGCCATAGCGACCACGTCGTGATCGGGTGGGTTATATTTGTAACAGTTGGTAAATATTAAACGGACGTCCGACGCGAATTCCGCCGCCGTTTTGTACGCTCTGTTGTCCATTTTCTGTTTCACCGTTCCAAGGTCCATAGGCTTCTTGATTATGTCAAAGTAGTCGTGTAGACCAAGTAGAACGGCATCCACAGGTTTATAGAACGGCCAGGCATAGCCCTAAAGTTAAATACGTACAAATAAATCATCTAGATTGTCTTGATTTGCGTAACCATTATAGGTTTGTAAGACGTGTGGGTCCGAGGATCGCTTATTAGGCCACATGAATGTGAACATTTACTCAATTAATGAAGTATATGAAGTTTACATCACTTCCTATAGGCATTATGACACATTCGTACAAATGTGATCTTGAATGTACTTACTGAGTGTTTCTTAGAGAATAATTCTTTTAGTATTTCATTGCAGCTCTTGAGCGCATCGGATAGTTTCTCCTTGTTCTTGGCTAGTTGCGGCGTCCCAGCGTGATGAGACGCGCCAGCGCCGCCAACTCCCGGCGACACTCCGCCCATTTTGAACCCGTCATCGGCGACTCTACCGGCCTATAGATACGACCATACTTAATATGACTTACATTACTCAAGTTATCACTTGATTAGCAAATACCACCCGCACAGGTAATGTAAATTCTAAGGTGGAGTTGTTGACGAAAATACAGACAGAGCCACACTTTTGACTCTACAATCtttgtctcagatttctgtatgtctTCCGTAGCACTTCTTTTTTACATGGTCAGAAGGCTGATTcctgttttccttcaccgtgcgagtgttaattgcgcacattGAAAAAATACTGAAGAAATTAACTAGGCTAACACTATTGATTTATGATATCAAATAgaaaaaagacaatattatatttagtctATGCTATGggttatatttaagtttgcAGCTGATTTTTAATGAGGCAAACATGTTTTAGAGGTTTTAGAggatctttttattaataaaataaatttaaatagataaaaacgGTCCCCACAGTTTTAAcaagacaatattttaattgtagtgACATAAGAAATGTAGTGGATGCTTATATGATTATTAACATATCCGTTTTGAAGTAATCACATGATTTTAggtgaaattaatatattataaatttatttcatttggcTGAAGTTTCAGACTCATACCTTTTTCTGTCTCCCACTTTCCCGTCTTGTGGAGATTTTGGCTGGCTTAGGTCCACCTTGTTGGTCGATAGTGGGCGTTGTGTAACCACCTTCAAAGGAACTTCCCATGGGCGTTGTTGTATCCGCTTTTCTCTTAACACCCTTTTTGAcctacatacaatatatacaaattatttggtCAAATTACCAggacaattttatattcaaatttatagtcgacttaataatataatttttacattgcTGCCTggatttcatataatattaagtattccAAAACTAACTCCAATAAAGgcatataatagaaaataatacctTTGCTGGTTGCGTCTGTGACAAGGTGACCGCAGGCATGGTTTGGACAGGTGGGGCGGCCGCTTGGCTCACGTGAAAGTTAGAGGGTTGCGTCGCCATCTATGGAGGTCATTCATTTTAGGCACtgtataatattctattataagttatttgttttaaatagtgtaattgaaataatgtaataatataaatcaaaactttaaaattatctagTAGCGATAAAACCCCACAATACAAGGTTTTGGATAAAGGCAATAAAAAGTAACCTGTTGCGGCAATCCAGCGTGCGTAGCGGGCGGCGTAGGGGGCGCGGCTAGTGTAGGTGTGGTGGTGGTAGTGTTCGTCGAGCCCACGAAGGCCGGAAGAGGCGTCGTCGGCACTGCCTTAACAGGCGTGGCCCGCGCGCCAGGGACACTCGGCGCCACACTCGTGCTGGAACGCTTCTTCACGCTCTTTGCGCTGTTCGATGGCACTTCAATCTCTTTCTCCTCCTTGTCCATTTGTGCTATCTGCATACAATTATAGTCATTTTAACAACCCGTTATTTAGCAGTAACCAGTATTTTATAGATCCGGCACATGAAAAAATCTAATGATAATAGAAAATcacataacattattttaagataaatattatttaaatagtattttgtgatctatataatttatgacttACCCGATTTAGGAACAATTTTTCTAATGTTTGCGCCATAACAACCACATCCTCCCCAGGCTTGTTGTAAATATAGCAATTTGTGAACATAGTATTGAAATCTTGAATACATTCTTGAGCCGAGTAGTAATAATTTGATTCCAATCTCTTTTTAACAGTTCCCAAATCCATAggctttttaataatcttatggtaatcctaaaataatatattgattcAGTATGCTATTGTTAtacacttatatttaaaacttagttAAATTTACAACAGCACTTTACTTTTTTAactccaaaaaaatatacatgatCAGTAAAAGTGCAAATCAGTAAAGCGTCTATATTGGAAAAACTTACTGGGAGGTTCAATTTCTTAGCATCTACAGGTTGATGGAAAGGCCATGCGAATTTATGTTTCCACACGGCCTTAATGACATTTTTCTGAAGGAACTGAAGTTGATTAGTAACTCGTCCCTGGCGACGCGGTGACTCTTCCGATGGCGCTCCATTTACGGGCTCCACCGCTggctgaaatataataattttattatataatcatacttttttttttaaacttgtaGTAATAAAGAGCTAATGCGCTATTTACTTACAGTGCTTGTAGTGGCGAGTGGATCAACCGCCTGCTGCATTGTGCTGGAATCAGCAATCTACCTGCCAAAATTATGCATCAACTATAGAGTCCatctacaaaataatgttgctatgaaaaacaaattacactcACCTCAATTGTAACAAGAGGCTCATCCAATTTCTGGCTAAGAGGCATCAGCTATATCctcttattacattaaacctttctatcataataatttttggtGCGCTTGCACCTAATTGTATCTTACTCTAtgcattaataaatacttcacctaaaattgtaaacaatttgttaacattttttaaatggacaaagataaatattgaaattaattattaagtttaccATTTAATCAGCTGATGTTCTGAACCTTCCGTCTGGATCTCAATAGTGATTAAAGACACCCAGAATCTGTTAAGATAGgtaaaatttacttataaaatataaaaacaaaaagatcTTTAAAAACATGAATATACATAGAGGCTCCttagaataatttttcaaatatctGTTACAAGCCAGAGCTATCAATCAATCCTTATGGTAAAAAAcacattacaaattaaaaaaaattatttgaggAATGGTATGTAAAATATGATAAGATTATTTGTCTAAtgtggtaaaattattattatttttctaaagtcTAGTTCAAAATTcagttttttataacaaaaatcgtATATAATTCACTTTATTTGTAGCTCCTGTGCACTTTTAAATTGAACTACATATTAATAGAATGATAATtgaaaaccaaattaaaaattatttattaataatattgataaatttataaaataatagtcaaGCCAGataaagcaaataaaataaagatgatCTTCATAATATAGAACATGGAACgccaatattttctatataaaagaGATTCATTCTAtagaaacattttgttttgagGGAATTGAAGATATTAAAAGAATTGTTTATATCATGTatcttatatgtaataaagtgGAAAGGGTGCTCCCCAAACTAACATTTAAAGCAGGGATTTTGGTCATAAGACAATAACAGTACATGAAAGCTTTATCAAGATTGTCACTGAGAAACAAGTCTTGGTCAGAAAATGTCTGTTACTAGTGCGACAATAAAGATATGGAatcattttcaaaaaattcCAATAGCTTGGGAGGATATTCTGAGCACAAATGAAAGTTAGGACTaaaaaataaggaaaaaatcaaatttaaaatgaatgaattaaatttctaataaaaaaagagaaaGGAATGTAACAAAGATAAATTACTAAGATGAAAAGAGATAAGCTTAAAGAAGAAAACAAGACTTTAGGAAATAAGGAATTTGcctacttatatattttttaaagatctatagaaatagataagttgtatctttagttttaaatcACTACAGGCAATtagttctattatttttaactgcaTGCATTAATAAtagcattta
Protein-coding sequences here:
- the LOC123707737 gene encoding bromodomain-containing protein 3-like isoform X1, with the protein product MPLSQKLDEPLVTIEIADSSTMQQAVDPLATTSTPAVEPVNGAPSEESPRRQGRVTNQLQFLQKNVIKAVWKHKFAWPFHQPVDAKKLNLPDYHKIIKKPMDLGTVKKRLESNYYYSAQECIQDFNTMFTNCYIYNKPGEDVVVMAQTLEKLFLNRIAQMDKEEKEIEVPSNSAKSVKKRSSTSVAPSVPGARATPVKAVPTTPLPAFVGSTNTTTTTPTLAAPPTPPATHAGLPQQMATQPSNFHVSQAAAPPVQTMPAVTLSQTQPAKVKKGVKRKADTTTPMGSSFEGGYTTPTIDQQGGPKPAKISTRRESGRQKKAGRVADDGFKMGGVSPGVGGAGASHHAGTPQLAKNKEKLSDALKSCNEILKELFSKKHSGYAWPFYKPVDAVLLGLHDYFDIIKKPMDLGTVKQKMDNRAYKTAAEFASDVRLIFTNCYKYNPPDHDVVAMARKLQDVFEMRYAKIPDEPIHAGVPHIDKGSSGSSSESGSESDSESDDSEEERNNKVKLLEKELLALQEKMKKLVEESNTKKKAKKKVKDKTKKPITNSVVPKPTPVPAYTKVNNIAENLVNVAASAVRGKTGSKRGGGAGKGSSRGAPPAKKKSSTPTAAPHVPPPDSDDEDLAKPMSYDEKRQLSLDINKLPGDKLGKVVHIIQSREPSLRDSNPDEIEIDFETLKPSTLRELESYVASCLRKKTHRKVSGKSKDEQIAEKKQELEKRLHDVTGQLGSNKKQQPKKDGKEGLGGGISSSSSSSDSSNSSSSTDTSSSDSSDSEAGTNIGKQAKKKVKKQPHPLPSSQPKTIIAPVVAPVVLAPPAATEVPAAPPAPEKEEPTPTPAPEINPPVASAPLTTPVQPIINPPISNLPDSCNVPIVREPDIKPLKMEPRNGLDKVDTSHYIDPIERSLASLERSLQAEVPLDDSVSASESSMRLDDFMNNKPSMMSDTSHHNLMAQLGGLTDMTHVSEPMKNDMHIPPPHNGYVDKNMHEREMPRPDVNATLAGITTAPNVSSIFDPIYSAPHSHPVTAQAHMNVMPSAPNNMVPPVVKKEEAKPLLTPKPIEDLMRVPSVVTNNMTERGTALAQMFKTKQEQNLRNASSWSSLAQAGSPQSVPTTMGTNNQVKPKPVMDSFQAFKKQAREKIDRQRALIEQQELRKKEQAERERQRQETERRHPEDDKMRFQPKTNNGAFTRGLQAGRKPEGSEVSSPSVSPVARGSPPAAAAAVASAAPDKPPASERDRLRQREQERRRREAMAGQIDMNMQSDLMAAFEESL